A part of Flavobacteriaceae bacterium GSB9 genomic DNA contains:
- the pelA gene encoding pectate lyase yields the protein MKKLKGLLILTLGLLVLGSCSSDSDAVDETKDVKVSTIVINGSDITNGLAKQFTVAVLPSNATDRTVTWSVSNETIATISNTGILTPLDNGTVQVIAEANDGSGVSDEKTVNISGLSGPVVLVESISITGGTEITDGQPLQLSAEVLPTDATNKVVVWSVSDETVASITSEGLVNPKKNGTVKVTATSIDGSNVKGEINIEISGISITIPKAENVLLFQRNNGGWSKYHNDFSGYDRTQTSADLQEAAKKDAIDTTIDNNHTIGEIRILLSAYQASGNQEYLDAAIRGVDYLFEAQYDNGGWPQYYPDTSGYRSRITYNDNAMVNVMNLMRDIFLKQNNLELLDESYVAKAQTAFDQGIQVILDTQVTINGTKAAWCAQHDEVTLAPRMARSYELASNSGSESVGVVRLLMTLENPSSEVIDAVNSAVAWFESVKIVGYALKDVTGDEYENGYDKILVESPGNVMWARFYSLDDYTGYSYSSYFDSFGANEPFFCSRDGIPKKTIAEISHERRNGYAWYGSWAKNLNADHNAWKSKHGI from the coding sequence ATGAAAAAATTAAAAGGACTTTTAATCCTCACTTTAGGGTTATTGGTTTTGGGCTCATGCAGCAGTGACAGTGATGCCGTAGATGAAACAAAAGATGTAAAGGTATCTACTATTGTAATTAACGGTAGTGACATAACTAACGGTTTAGCAAAACAATTTACTGTAGCAGTGTTACCAAGCAATGCAACTGATAGAACGGTTACATGGAGTGTTTCAAATGAAACTATTGCTACCATATCTAATACTGGCATATTAACACCTCTCGATAATGGCACCGTTCAAGTAATTGCAGAAGCTAACGATGGTTCTGGTGTAAGTGATGAAAAGACAGTAAACATTTCTGGCTTATCTGGTCCTGTTGTGCTTGTTGAAAGTATATCGATAACTGGTGGTACCGAAATTACCGATGGACAACCATTACAGCTCTCAGCCGAAGTACTGCCAACAGATGCCACCAACAAAGTTGTGGTTTGGTCGGTTTCAGATGAGACTGTTGCTAGCATAACTAGTGAAGGGTTGGTCAACCCTAAGAAAAATGGAACGGTTAAAGTAACTGCTACCTCAATTGATGGTAGTAATGTTAAAGGAGAAATCAATATAGAAATCTCTGGAATTTCAATAACAATACCAAAAGCCGAAAACGTATTGTTATTTCAACGAAACAACGGTGGTTGGTCAAAATATCATAACGATTTTTCTGGATATGACAGAACTCAAACTTCTGCAGATTTACAAGAGGCAGCAAAAAAAGATGCGATAGACACAACTATTGATAATAACCATACTATAGGAGAAATTAGAATTTTATTAAGCGCCTACCAAGCATCTGGTAACCAGGAATATTTGGATGCTGCCATTAGAGGTGTTGATTACCTTTTTGAAGCACAGTATGATAATGGCGGTTGGCCTCAATATTATCCAGATACAAGTGGATATCGTTCAAGAATAACCTATAATGATAACGCTATGGTTAATGTTATGAACTTAATGCGTGATATTTTCTTAAAACAAAATAATTTGGAACTACTTGACGAAAGCTATGTAGCCAAAGCTCAAACAGCTTTTGATCAAGGTATTCAAGTTATTTTGGATACTCAAGTTACAATCAACGGAACAAAAGCAGCTTGGTGTGCACAGCACGATGAAGTTACTCTGGCCCCGAGGATGGCAAGATCATACGAGTTAGCTTCCAATAGCGGTTCCGAGTCAGTAGGTGTAGTTAGATTATTAATGACTTTAGAAAATCCATCATCGGAAGTGATTGATGCCGTTAACAGTGCTGTAGCTTGGTTTGAATCGGTGAAAATTGTTGGGTATGCTTTAAAGGATGTTACTGGAGATGAGTATGAAAACGGATATGATAAAATTTTGGTAGAATCACCAGGTAATGTGATGTGGGCTAGGTTTTACAGTTTAGATGATTATACCGGTTATTCATATAGTTCATATTTTGATTCGTTTGGAGCTAATGAACCATTTTTCTGTAGTAGAGATGGTATACCAAAAAAGACCATTGCAGAGATATCACATGAAAGAAGAAATGGTTATGCTTGGTATGGTAGTTGGGCAAAAAATTTAAATGCGGATCATAATGCTTGGAAAAGCAAGCATGGTATTTAA
- a CDS encoding altronate dehydratase family protein, protein MQKKLIKVNSSDNVAVALVNLKAGEVIPFEGEDIKVLSDVKSKHKIALEKFESGDRIIMYGVLVGSANGVIEKGDVLTVSNVKHQSEKVFGKTESFTWTPPNVEKWKDRTFMGYHREDGQVGTENVWLFFPLVFCENRNIEKLKEIFEKELLKKKVNPHQMLLRSLVSGGDEVETVEESTDVFDNLDVKFITHPGGCGGIRQDSESLAKLLAGYVNNPNVAGATVLSLGCQNLQISIFKEALDAINPDLNKPVLIYEQQQMGTVDEMLSAIVKDSFLAMKEANNIQRKPAPLSKLRVGLECGGSDGFSGISANPTLGAVSDLLVALNGTAVLAEFPELCGVEQELVNRCVDDEDGEKFLELMKAYEKSVVDAGSGFDMNPSPGNIKDGLITDAMKSAGAAKKGGTSPVVSVLDYGEYIHEPGLNLLCTPGNDVESTTGLVGSGANVVLFTTGLGTPTGNPIAPIIKVSSNTELKEKMSDIIDIETGAVIRGEKTIEEMAEQMLDFIIEVASGRIQTKAKLLNQNDFIPWRRGVSL, encoded by the coding sequence ATGCAAAAGAAACTTATAAAAGTAAATTCGTCAGACAACGTTGCCGTTGCTTTGGTTAATTTAAAGGCAGGAGAGGTTATACCTTTTGAAGGAGAAGACATTAAGGTTCTTTCAGATGTTAAATCGAAGCACAAAATAGCTTTAGAAAAATTTGAATCTGGAGACCGAATTATAATGTATGGCGTTTTGGTGGGTTCCGCCAATGGCGTTATTGAAAAAGGCGATGTTTTAACCGTGAGTAACGTAAAGCATCAAAGTGAAAAGGTTTTTGGTAAAACAGAATCCTTCACTTGGACACCACCTAACGTAGAAAAGTGGAAAGACAGAACTTTTATGGGTTACCATAGAGAAGATGGCCAAGTAGGAACAGAAAATGTTTGGTTGTTTTTCCCTTTGGTGTTTTGCGAAAACCGAAATATTGAAAAGCTCAAGGAAATATTTGAAAAGGAACTTTTAAAGAAAAAAGTTAATCCGCACCAAATGTTGTTGCGTTCTCTGGTAAGTGGAGGCGATGAGGTTGAAACAGTTGAAGAATCAACCGATGTTTTCGATAATTTAGATGTTAAGTTCATCACGCATCCTGGTGGCTGTGGCGGTATCCGTCAAGATTCAGAAAGTTTGGCTAAGTTGTTAGCAGGTTATGTGAATAACCCTAATGTTGCAGGAGCGACTGTTTTGAGTTTGGGATGCCAAAACTTACAAATAAGTATTTTTAAAGAGGCCTTAGATGCCATTAATCCTGATTTAAATAAGCCTGTTTTAATTTATGAACAGCAACAAATGGGAACGGTAGACGAAATGTTATCGGCCATTGTTAAAGATTCATTTTTAGCAATGAAGGAAGCCAATAACATACAACGTAAGCCAGCTCCACTTTCTAAATTACGAGTAGGTTTAGAATGTGGCGGATCTGATGGTTTTTCAGGTATTTCTGCTAACCCAACGTTGGGAGCTGTTTCAGATTTATTGGTAGCACTCAATGGCACGGCTGTTTTAGCTGAATTCCCAGAGTTATGTGGTGTTGAGCAAGAATTGGTTAACCGATGTGTTGATGACGAGGATGGAGAGAAGTTTTTAGAGTTGATGAAAGCCTACGAAAAATCGGTTGTTGATGCGGGTTCTGGGTTTGACATGAATCCTTCACCAGGAAACATTAAAGATGGCTTGATTACCGATGCTATGAAATCGGCAGGAGCTGCTAAAAAAGGCGGAACCTCACCTGTGGTGAGTGTTTTAGACTATGGTGAGTATATACACGAACCTGGATTAAACCTATTGTGTACACCAGGTAATGATGTAGAAAGTACAACAGGTTTGGTTGGCTCTGGAGCTAATGTGGTATTGTTTACAACTGGTTTGGGAACGCCAACAGGAAATCCAATTGCACCTATAATAAAGGTGTCTTCAAATACCGAGTTAAAGGAGAAAATGTCTGATATTATAGATATTGAAACCGGAGCGGTAATTAGAGGAGAAAAAACAATTGAAGAGATGGCAGAACAAATGTTAGACTTTATTATTGAAGTAGCAAGTGGACGTATACAAACAAAAGCAAAACTGTTAAATCAAAACGATTTTATTCCGTGGAGACGCGGTGTTTCGCTATAA
- a CDS encoding LacI family transcriptional regulator → MSKKTTIYDIAKKLNITAATVSRALNNNPKISETTRELVLKTAAKMNYEQNRLAQALKSGKSYNVGVVVPRIDSNFFASVIRGIEEELHPEGYHVIICQTHDQKSLELANINSLLNAQVDGVLMSISNANDANDADDAIKAKDINAEENSVFENLIKKNVPLIFFDRKKDIKGVSSIVINDFKGAYDATQHLIDQGKRRIAHLSNNRDMEIFKNRYLGYKQAIIDNGLEFDENLVIECYSKVPDGQKVTQKLLAMKNPPDAIFSVSDFSALGAIQEIIEQGLKIPEDISVVGFSNEPFTKFMELSITSVDQSPTEMGRIAAKVFLEEVNNGNKVKSVKHVVLSPELMVRKSSLINTTAEIS, encoded by the coding sequence ATGAGTAAAAAAACCACCATTTATGATATTGCAAAAAAGCTCAATATCACCGCTGCAACGGTCTCTAGGGCATTAAACAACAATCCTAAAATAAGTGAAACTACCAGGGAACTTGTATTAAAAACAGCCGCAAAAATGAATTATGAGCAAAATAGGCTAGCTCAGGCATTAAAAAGTGGCAAAAGTTATAATGTTGGTGTTGTTGTTCCTCGTATTGACTCTAATTTTTTCGCTTCTGTTATTCGAGGTATCGAAGAAGAGCTTCACCCAGAAGGCTATCATGTTATTATCTGTCAAACCCACGACCAAAAAAGTCTTGAACTTGCCAATATCAATTCATTGTTAAATGCTCAAGTAGATGGTGTACTAATGTCTATCTCTAATGCTAACGATGCTAACGATGCTGATGATGCCATAAAAGCTAAAGACATCAATGCTGAGGAAAATAGTGTTTTTGAAAACTTGATTAAAAAAAACGTACCCCTCATATTTTTTGATAGAAAAAAAGATATTAAAGGGGTGAGCTCTATAGTTATAAACGATTTCAAAGGTGCTTATGATGCTACACAGCACTTGATAGATCAAGGCAAAAGACGGATTGCTCACCTATCGAATAATAGGGATATGGAAATTTTTAAAAACCGATACCTTGGCTATAAGCAGGCTATAATTGATAATGGTTTGGAGTTTGACGAAAATTTGGTGATTGAATGTTACAGTAAAGTACCTGATGGACAAAAAGTAACCCAAAAACTTTTGGCTATGAAAAACCCTCCAGATGCCATTTTTTCTGTCAGTGATTTTTCTGCACTCGGTGCTATACAAGAAATAATTGAACAAGGATTGAAAATACCCGAAGATATCAGCGTAGTAGGGTTTAGTAATGAACCTTTTACAAAATTCATGGAACTTTCTATAACTTCAGTTGATCAATCTCCCACAGAAATGGGAAGAATAGCTGCTAAAGTGTTTTTAGAAGAAGTGAACAACGGCAACAAAGTAAAGTCTGTAAAACACGTTGTTTTGAGTCCTGAATTGATGGTTCGTAAATCTTCACTCATAAATACAACGGCAGAGATTAGTTAA